In Rheinheimera sp. MM224, one DNA window encodes the following:
- a CDS encoding amidohydrolase family protein, whose product MAIQLSRPVALLFIVLSCAASAQTVLLENITLVDVKDLQLKAGQTIALDGDRISAIYDTGSQKRPADSTVLDMKGLYVLPGLIDAHVHHATEPEGGDNATVTQQRLSALLRGGVTTVRDMGGDVRVLMGLKRQAELDLIQSPDIYYSVIIGGPEFFSDPRTVASARGKTPGDTDWMRSVNSQTDFDALMLRTIGTGATGIKIYAKVPADLMPKLSAAAKKHGVRVWAHAYVGPAKPADAVQAGVEVISHAPDLAATVISSYENWRRKDLPVSEEVKKASFDGANYLPLLTQMKQQGTMLDATLTIFHQLQQRNLNAATIYRHGVLLTRLAHQQGIKIVAGTDYLTDKAGLDYPMVHQEMQLLVEQAGLTPLEAIQAATLHGAEAIGIADQVGSLEAGKKANLMILSADPTKSISNSRQISHVIKNGQFVYRGDDSRLPFSSARVVNGVLYLSGQLGNFPGTMALNGQTIESQMQQAMQNIGSVLQEHKLGFDAVFKCTLMLADIKEWPAANKVYIQYFKAPLPARSAFAASGLALGAKVEVECMAQL is encoded by the coding sequence ATGGCAATTCAGCTCTCCCGTCCTGTCGCACTACTCTTTATTGTCCTGAGCTGTGCTGCATCAGCACAGACGGTGTTATTAGAAAATATCACGTTAGTTGATGTAAAAGACTTACAACTTAAAGCGGGTCAGACTATTGCGCTTGATGGTGACCGCATTAGCGCCATCTATGACACGGGCAGTCAAAAACGTCCGGCTGACAGCACAGTGCTGGATATGAAAGGCCTGTATGTACTGCCGGGGCTTATTGATGCTCATGTGCATCATGCGACTGAACCTGAAGGAGGCGACAACGCCACTGTTACACAGCAACGGCTTAGTGCTTTGTTAAGAGGTGGTGTCACCACAGTGCGGGATATGGGCGGTGATGTGCGGGTGTTGATGGGTTTAAAACGTCAGGCCGAACTGGATTTAATTCAGTCGCCTGATATTTATTATTCGGTGATTATTGGCGGGCCTGAATTTTTCAGTGATCCACGCACTGTGGCCTCTGCCCGTGGCAAAACCCCTGGCGATACCGACTGGATGCGTTCGGTGAATTCGCAGACCGACTTTGATGCCTTAATGCTTCGTACTATAGGTACTGGTGCTACCGGCATTAAAATTTACGCCAAAGTACCAGCTGATTTAATGCCAAAGCTTTCCGCTGCAGCGAAAAAACATGGCGTAAGAGTATGGGCTCATGCTTATGTAGGTCCTGCGAAACCTGCAGATGCAGTACAAGCCGGAGTTGAGGTGATTTCGCATGCGCCTGATTTAGCCGCTACTGTCATTTCATCCTATGAAAACTGGCGCCGTAAAGATTTACCTGTGTCCGAAGAAGTGAAAAAAGCCTCCTTTGACGGCGCTAATTACCTGCCATTGCTGACGCAAATGAAGCAACAAGGCACTATGCTGGATGCCACCTTAACTATTTTCCATCAGTTACAACAACGTAACCTGAATGCGGCCACCATTTATCGGCATGGTGTGTTGTTAACCCGACTGGCGCATCAGCAAGGCATCAAAATTGTAGCGGGCACAGATTATTTAACGGATAAAGCCGGGCTTGATTACCCTATGGTGCACCAGGAAATGCAGTTACTGGTTGAGCAAGCGGGGCTAACTCCGCTGGAAGCTATTCAGGCCGCGACTTTACATGGTGCAGAAGCTATTGGCATAGCAGATCAGGTGGGCAGCTTAGAAGCAGGGAAAAAAGCTAACCTGATGATCCTGTCCGCTGATCCGACAAAAAGTATCAGCAATAGCCGTCAAATCAGCCATGTGATTAAAAATGGTCAGTTTGTATATCGTGGTGATGACAGTCGTTTACCCTTCAGCAGCGCTCGTGTAGTGAACGGTGTGTTGTATTTGTCAGGTCAATTGGGCAATTTCCCAGGCACTATGGCGCTCAATGGCCAGACAATAGAAAGCCAGATGCAACAAGCAATGCAGAACATTGGATCTGTATTACAAGAGCACAAGCTGGGTTTTGATGCTGTGTTTAAATGTACTTTAATGCTAGCTGATATCAAAGAATGGCCTGCTGCTAACAAAGTGTATATTCAGTATTTTAAAGCGCCTTTACCTGCAAGAAGCGCTTTTGCTGCCAGCGGTCTGGCATTGGGTGCCAAAGTAGAAGTGGAATGCATGGCGCAGCTTTAA
- the ahr gene encoding NADPH-dependent aldehyde reductase Ahr, translating into MIKAYAALKPHSPLSVIEFEPGPLGRQDVEIDVDYCGLCHSDLSMINNDWGMSAYPLVAGHEVVGRIAALGADVSHLKKGQVVGLGWHSGYCQVCSSCGSGDHNLCATAEGTIVGRHGGFADKVRANAASVVALPEGMDAKTAGPLFCGGITVFNPMVQFDVKATDKVAVIGIGGLGHIALQFLRAFGCEVTAFTSSESKTAEAKELGAHHCINSRNADEIAAAAGRFDFILTTVNVKLDWNLYLSTLKPKGRLHFVGATLEPLDLNVFSLIMAQRSVSGSPVGSPATIKKMLDFAVQHNIQPVVEMFKFDQINKAIAHLESGKARYRIVLER; encoded by the coding sequence ATGATCAAAGCTTATGCAGCATTAAAACCTCATTCACCCTTGTCGGTGATCGAGTTCGAGCCTGGTCCCTTGGGCCGCCAGGATGTGGAAATTGATGTGGATTATTGTGGTCTGTGTCACTCAGATTTATCCATGATTAATAACGATTGGGGGATGTCGGCTTACCCTTTGGTTGCAGGTCACGAAGTAGTGGGGCGTATTGCCGCGCTAGGTGCAGATGTCAGTCATCTGAAAAAAGGCCAGGTGGTCGGGCTTGGCTGGCATTCGGGTTATTGTCAGGTCTGCAGCAGTTGTGGCAGTGGCGATCACAATTTATGCGCTACAGCAGAAGGTACCATTGTAGGTCGTCACGGCGGTTTCGCCGATAAAGTGCGGGCTAACGCGGCCAGTGTAGTGGCATTGCCAGAAGGCATGGATGCAAAAACCGCAGGGCCTTTATTTTGTGGTGGAATTACTGTGTTTAACCCTATGGTGCAGTTTGATGTCAAAGCGACTGACAAAGTGGCAGTGATAGGTATTGGTGGTTTGGGTCATATAGCGCTGCAGTTTTTACGTGCTTTTGGCTGTGAAGTCACAGCTTTTACCTCCAGCGAAAGTAAAACGGCTGAAGCGAAAGAGTTAGGCGCTCATCATTGTATTAATTCAAGAAATGCCGACGAAATAGCTGCGGCTGCAGGGCGTTTTGATTTTATTTTAACGACAGTTAATGTGAAATTAGACTGGAATTTGTACCTTTCAACCCTCAAACCTAAAGGCCGGTTGCATTTTGTCGGTGCTACGTTGGAACCCTTGGATCTGAACGTATTCAGCTTAATTATGGCGCAACGTTCTGTTTCAGGCTCTCCTGTCGGCAGCCCGGCGACTATCAAAAAGATGCTGGATTTTGCAGTGCAACACAATATTCAGCCTGTGGTGGAAATGTTTAAGTTTGACCAGATTAACAAGGCTATAGCGCATTTGGAAAGTGGCAAAGCCCGTTATCGGATTGTGCTGGAGAGGTAA
- the rimO gene encoding 30S ribosomal protein S12 methylthiotransferase RimO: MTVETFDPSQTTTLETPVKSLTAQAQANGSGAKIGFVSLGCPKNLVDSERILTQLKTEGYQIVPSYDDAALVIVNTCGFIDSAVQESLDTIGEALAENGKVIVTGCLGAREDEIREVHPNVLGITGPHSYENVLKQVHEFVPKPKYDPFMQLVPDHGIKLTPKHYAYLKISEGCNHRCTFCIIPSMRGDLVSRPIGEVLDEAARLQKAGVKELLIISQDTSAYGVDVKHRTGFWNGQPVKTSMQSLCEALADLGIWVRLHYVYPYPHVDDVIPLMAQGKLLPYLDIPFQHASPRILKLMKRPGQSDRVLERIKKWRDICPELTIRSTFIVGFPGETEEEFQELLNWLEEAQLDRVGCFKYSPVEGAKANDLPDQIAEEIKEERYHRFMETQQRISAARLQSKIGRTIKVLIDEVDDEGAIGRSFADAPEIDGAVYLNGETSLKPGDLVDVVVEEADEYDLWGSLVE; the protein is encoded by the coding sequence ATGACAGTCGAAACCTTTGACCCATCACAAACCACCACACTGGAAACTCCAGTGAAAAGCCTGACGGCTCAGGCGCAAGCCAATGGCTCTGGCGCAAAAATCGGGTTTGTAAGCTTAGGTTGTCCAAAAAACCTGGTGGACTCAGAGCGTATTCTGACGCAGTTAAAAACTGAAGGTTATCAAATAGTTCCAAGCTACGATGATGCGGCGTTAGTCATAGTAAACACCTGTGGTTTTATCGACAGCGCAGTGCAGGAATCCTTAGATACCATAGGCGAAGCTTTAGCTGAAAACGGCAAAGTCATAGTGACTGGCTGTTTAGGTGCGCGTGAAGACGAAATCCGCGAAGTGCATCCAAACGTGTTAGGCATCACTGGCCCACACTCTTATGAAAACGTGTTAAAGCAGGTGCATGAATTTGTGCCTAAGCCAAAATACGACCCTTTTATGCAATTAGTACCGGATCACGGCATTAAATTAACGCCTAAACATTACGCCTACTTAAAAATTTCTGAAGGCTGTAATCACCGCTGCACCTTCTGTATTATTCCTTCGATGCGTGGCGACTTAGTCAGCCGCCCTATTGGTGAAGTGCTGGATGAAGCGGCGCGTTTACAAAAAGCTGGCGTCAAAGAGCTGCTGATTATTTCTCAGGACACCAGCGCTTATGGTGTGGATGTAAAACACCGTACAGGCTTCTGGAATGGCCAGCCGGTGAAAACCTCAATGCAGTCTTTATGTGAAGCCTTAGCCGATTTAGGCATTTGGGTTCGCCTGCATTATGTTTATCCGTACCCTCATGTGGATGATGTGATCCCACTGATGGCACAAGGTAAGTTATTGCCATATCTGGATATTCCATTCCAGCATGCCAGCCCGCGTATTTTAAAACTGATGAAACGCCCTGGTCAGTCTGACCGTGTATTAGAGCGCATCAAAAAATGGCGTGACATCTGTCCTGAACTGACAATTCGTTCTACTTTTATTGTCGGTTTCCCTGGTGAAACAGAAGAAGAATTCCAGGAATTATTAAACTGGTTAGAAGAAGCTCAGTTAGACCGCGTTGGCTGCTTTAAATACAGCCCGGTCGAAGGCGCAAAAGCCAACGACTTGCCTGATCAAATTGCTGAAGAAATCAAAGAAGAGCGCTACCACCGTTTTATGGAAACTCAGCAGCGCATCAGCGCAGCACGTTTGCAGAGCAAAATTGGCCGTACGATCAAAGTCTTAATTGATGAAGTTGACGATGAAGGCGCCATTGGCCGCAGCTTCGCAGATGCTCCTGAAATTGACGGCGCAGTGTACTTAAACGGCGAAACCTCATTAAAACCGGGCGACCTGGTTGATGTGGTAGTGGAAGAAGCTGACGAATACGATTTATGGGGCAGCTTAGTCGAATAA
- a CDS encoding GGDEF domain-containing protein encodes MKHNGLYCRSHGISEYLVINFHGFELHLPTLMLLTLVVNLMIGCYLAMVYLLRRHDKSFLLWSIACFVFVAGAGAAGARTYIDQPLITYLLADLLLLVSPALVVTGLVLFLRGQLSARSRQQVVLLLTLYVLPLSILHQVNNASTALTSFSIAVIFIYAIVLLKKARLKPKFPVFVLQTFFAVHAALMLLQVVLVLPIIGEDYRAFSLPSLQWVLLGHVLLTIGTGFMLPLLSFSHTENQLMRLAELDDLTQLLNRREFLKRANLTLLHSRHQQHSVVVLMIDLDHFKQINDKWGHAIGDLALKKVADLLKVGLRTSDLIGRLGGEEFAVLMPNTSAEQAGLIGQRLCERIAHHAWEIEARPVKLTVSVGGASCVGALRDLKELLADADDALYQAKAEGRNRIVFGSDLS; translated from the coding sequence ATGAAACACAACGGGCTATACTGCCGCAGTCATGGTATATCGGAGTATTTAGTCATTAATTTTCATGGATTTGAACTGCATTTACCCACGCTGATGCTGTTAACCTTGGTGGTCAATCTGATGATTGGCTGCTACCTCGCTATGGTGTATCTGCTGCGCCGTCATGATAAAAGTTTTCTGCTATGGTCCATTGCCTGTTTTGTTTTTGTGGCCGGGGCTGGCGCTGCAGGTGCCAGAACTTATATTGATCAGCCGCTGATCACCTACCTGTTGGCGGATCTATTGTTATTAGTCTCTCCGGCTTTAGTGGTCACTGGTTTAGTGCTATTTTTGCGAGGGCAGCTCAGTGCGCGTTCCAGGCAGCAGGTTGTGTTGTTATTAACTCTGTATGTTTTGCCTTTGAGTATCTTGCACCAGGTCAACAATGCCTCTACTGCATTAACGTCATTCAGCATTGCTGTGATCTTTATTTATGCCATTGTGCTTTTGAAAAAAGCCCGTTTAAAACCAAAATTTCCTGTTTTTGTATTACAGACATTTTTTGCTGTGCATGCGGCTTTAATGCTGCTTCAGGTGGTGTTAGTTCTGCCGATAATAGGCGAAGACTACAGAGCTTTTAGTTTGCCCAGTTTGCAGTGGGTATTATTGGGTCATGTGTTATTAACCATTGGCACAGGCTTTATGCTGCCACTGCTGTCGTTTTCCCATACTGAAAATCAATTGATGCGCTTGGCAGAACTGGATGATTTAACTCAGCTGTTGAACCGTCGTGAGTTCTTAAAAAGAGCCAATCTGACTTTATTGCACAGCAGGCATCAGCAGCACAGTGTAGTTGTGCTGATGATTGACCTGGATCACTTTAAACAAATTAACGACAAATGGGGTCATGCTATTGGTGATCTGGCGTTGAAAAAAGTCGCTGATTTACTCAAAGTAGGGTTACGGACTTCCGATTTAATAGGCCGGCTGGGCGGTGAAGAGTTTGCGGTATTAATGCCAAACACCAGTGCAGAGCAGGCCGGTTTAATTGGCCAGCGTTTATGTGAACGTATTGCGCATCATGCCTGGGAAATTGAAGCCAGACCTGTGAAATTAACCGTCAGCGTAGGCGGCGCCAGTTGTGTTGGTGCATTGAGAGATTTAAAAGAGTTATTGGCAGATGCCGATGATGCCCTGTATCAGGCAAAGGCCGAAGGGCGTAATCGTATAGTCTTTGGTTCAGATTTGTCCTGA
- a CDS encoding cyclic nucleotide-binding domain-containing protein, whose translation MSYSNKLRLMEILARIPLFKDLAPADRELILHMPKAFEVCNHGQALIKEGGYEPFFYIILSGQALVYHRHHQIGQLVPSQFVGEVGFICNEPRSATVIAETDMVLMKIDSDSFQLLPDRVRSAIKDKIIFGLTQRVSQLSERLIELDGVLPLPRLLSIDEEIQLSNQS comes from the coding sequence GTGAGTTATAGCAACAAATTACGCTTGATGGAAATTCTGGCCCGGATCCCTTTGTTTAAAGACTTGGCTCCTGCAGACCGGGAGCTGATATTGCATATGCCAAAGGCTTTTGAGGTATGTAATCATGGCCAGGCATTGATTAAAGAGGGCGGATACGAGCCGTTTTTTTATATAATTTTATCTGGCCAGGCGCTGGTTTATCACCGGCATCATCAGATTGGACAATTAGTCCCTAGCCAGTTTGTCGGTGAAGTCGGTTTTATTTGCAACGAGCCACGCAGCGCCACAGTGATAGCTGAAACAGATATGGTGTTGATGAAAATAGACAGCGATAGCTTTCAGCTATTGCCAGACAGGGTACGCTCGGCTATCAAAGACAAAATCATTTTTGGCCTGACACAAAGAGTCAGTCAGCTGAGTGAACGTTTGATTGAGCTGGATGGTGTGCTGCCACTGCCCAGACTATTGTCTATCGATGAAGAAATACAATTGAGCAATCAGAGTTAA
- a CDS encoding monovalent cation:proton antiporter-2 (CPA2) family protein codes for MHLNVLTYLMIYLAAMVLVVPLAKRFGLGVVLGYLLAGIALGPAGFAIASNTDDIKLLAELGVVLMLFSIGLELDAKKLWAMRHRVFLFGSLQVFVCALGIAVATFLLGLSYALSVFIGLALALSSTAVAIQLMKDRNLMGTHTGQSVFGALLLQDMVAIPLLIGVSLIAPSADTAEFKALPALAAVVAVVLTGRYLIGYLLHWVAHHGSRELFVGLALLLVIGVMELMTAVGVSAGLGAFIAGVLLASSEFRHQLEADLEPFKGLFLGLFFITIGASINMQLLSTEWQLISLLLLLFAGLKLLLLYGVASALKIAAPERFSYAVLLGQGSEFAFVLAALATAGALLSATEGAMLNLLIALSIAVSPLLMKLQDAWSARQQKQQPEQSTDVENTDSPVIIAGFGRYGQILGRLLLSNGIVPTVLDHDSDTIQTMTKFGFKVYYGDGSRMDVLEAAGAAQAKILVIAVDDVQAINAIVSNAKQHFPHLTLMARAKDVAHLYQLRQMGVQHIERELFEASLRQGRDVLTQLGMGQYEAKELADRFRAANYQLIDKMQLIRQQDEKNYIQLVKQSREELQRQLERESRDAPKRYQGVHLVAEEGNHPKE; via the coding sequence ATGCATCTTAATGTATTAACTTATCTGATGATTTACCTGGCAGCTATGGTGCTGGTGGTGCCTTTAGCTAAACGTTTTGGTTTAGGTGTGGTGCTGGGCTATTTATTGGCTGGTATTGCCCTGGGGCCTGCGGGTTTTGCTATTGCCAGCAATACTGATGATATCAAGCTGTTGGCTGAGCTGGGCGTAGTCCTGATGTTATTTAGCATAGGGCTGGAACTTGATGCGAAAAAGCTCTGGGCCATGCGCCACAGAGTATTTTTATTTGGCTCCTTGCAGGTGTTTGTGTGCGCTTTAGGTATAGCCGTCGCTACTTTTTTATTGGGACTGTCTTATGCCTTATCGGTCTTTATTGGCCTGGCTTTAGCGCTTTCATCCACAGCTGTGGCTATACAGCTGATGAAGGATCGCAATTTAATGGGCACTCATACTGGCCAGTCGGTATTTGGCGCTTTATTGCTGCAGGATATGGTCGCTATTCCGTTATTGATTGGTGTCAGTTTAATTGCTCCTTCGGCCGATACGGCGGAGTTTAAAGCCTTGCCAGCTCTGGCTGCTGTAGTGGCTGTGGTTTTAACGGGCCGTTATCTGATCGGTTATTTACTGCATTGGGTGGCACATCACGGCTCCCGCGAGTTGTTTGTAGGCCTGGCTTTATTGTTGGTGATAGGTGTGATGGAGCTGATGACTGCGGTTGGTGTTTCTGCAGGTTTAGGGGCTTTTATTGCAGGCGTATTATTGGCAAGCTCAGAGTTTCGTCATCAATTAGAGGCCGACTTAGAACCTTTTAAAGGGCTGTTTTTAGGACTATTTTTTATCACCATAGGCGCCAGTATTAATATGCAGCTACTCAGTACAGAGTGGCAGCTCATCAGCCTGTTGTTGCTACTCTTTGCCGGTTTAAAACTACTGTTGTTATATGGGGTTGCCAGTGCTTTAAAAATTGCAGCACCTGAGCGTTTCAGCTACGCAGTATTGCTTGGACAGGGCAGTGAGTTTGCTTTTGTATTGGCTGCTTTAGCGACGGCCGGAGCACTGTTGAGTGCAACAGAAGGCGCTATGCTGAACTTATTGATCGCTTTGTCTATTGCCGTATCGCCTTTGTTGATGAAATTGCAGGATGCCTGGTCGGCTCGTCAGCAAAAACAACAGCCAGAGCAGAGCACGGACGTAGAGAATACTGACAGTCCGGTGATTATTGCGGGTTTTGGACGTTACGGCCAGATCCTGGGTCGCTTGCTGCTATCCAATGGCATAGTACCAACGGTATTAGATCATGACTCTGACACCATTCAAACCATGACAAAATTCGGCTTTAAAGTCTATTACGGTGACGGCAGCCGGATGGATGTGCTGGAGGCTGCTGGTGCAGCGCAAGCTAAAATTCTGGTGATTGCTGTGGATGATGTGCAGGCCATCAACGCTATTGTCAGTAACGCCAAACAACATTTCCCGCATTTAACCCTGATGGCCCGGGCTAAAGATGTGGCGCACTTGTATCAGTTACGTCAGATGGGCGTACAGCATATAGAGCGTGAATTATTTGAAGCATCATTACGTCAGGGCCGGGATGTATTAACTCAACTGGGTATGGGACAGTATGAAGCCAAAGAGTTGGCTGACCGTTTCAGGGCCGCTAATTACCAGTTGATTGATAAAATGCAGTTGATACGTCAGCAGGATGAAAAGAACTACATTCAATTAGTTAAACAAAGCAGGGAAGAGCTGCAGCGTCAACTTGAACGGGAAAGCCGCGATGCGCCTAAGCGGTATCAGGGAGTGCATCTGGTTGCTGAAGAAGGTAATCACCCGAAGGAGTAA
- a CDS encoding NAD(P)H-dependent oxidoreductase: MISLLYAHPYAHHARLEQLMLNAVQHWPGLELRELYQLYPDFYIDVALEQKMLMHSNAIILHYPMQWGLPPALLVQYLHKVFQYGWAYGKDASAQSVMSLKGKKFWLVTHAVASHHELDPCYQQTMFTPLRQLALSCGMEWQQPLMLPELTDSIIATQAAELFRQGLEQLSVATEQQGSGHAS; this comes from the coding sequence ATGATTAGTTTGTTATACGCTCACCCTTATGCGCACCATGCCCGGCTGGAACAGTTGATGCTCAATGCTGTGCAGCATTGGCCTGGGCTGGAGCTTCGTGAGTTGTATCAGCTGTATCCAGATTTTTATATTGATGTGGCGCTGGAGCAGAAGATGCTGATGCACAGCAACGCAATTATTTTGCATTACCCTATGCAGTGGGGCTTGCCGCCCGCTTTGTTAGTGCAGTATCTGCATAAAGTATTTCAGTATGGCTGGGCTTATGGCAAAGATGCTTCGGCACAATCTGTGATGTCACTGAAGGGCAAAAAATTCTGGCTGGTGACTCATGCTGTCGCTAGTCATCACGAACTAGACCCTTGTTATCAGCAGACGATGTTTACGCCTTTGCGTCAATTGGCATTGTCCTGCGGTATGGAATGGCAGCAACCTTTAATGTTACCTGAGTTGACCGATAGCATTATTGCCACCCAGGCTGCTGAGCTGTTTCGTCAGGGGCTGGAGCAACTTTCTGTTGCTACAGAACAACAAGGAAGCGGTCATGCATCTTAA
- a CDS encoding PadR family transcriptional regulator: MESSEQKWDVQFRKGSLEMAILALLHHEPQYGLQILHKLHEFESLQITDGTLYPLLDRLKREGVIDSFWLQEGEDRPRKYYKLSAFGIDKLNALKARWQQSVDDIYALFEQSGLTTKTR, from the coding sequence GTGGAATCTTCAGAACAAAAATGGGATGTGCAGTTTCGCAAAGGCTCGCTGGAAATGGCGATTCTGGCGCTGTTACATCATGAACCACAGTATGGGCTGCAAATTCTGCACAAATTACATGAATTTGAAAGTCTGCAAATTACCGATGGCACCTTATACCCCTTACTTGACAGGCTAAAACGGGAAGGCGTGATTGATAGTTTTTGGCTGCAGGAAGGCGAAGACAGGCCGCGTAAATACTACAAATTGTCGGCTTTTGGCATAGACAAACTCAATGCCTTAAAAGCTCGCTGGCAACAATCCGTCGACGATATTTATGCCTTGTTTGAACAAAGTGGCTTGACGACAAAAACTCGCTGA
- a CDS encoding HAAS signaling domain-containing protein, producing the protein MARSELIHNYLAELQIYLSRVSEVQAQEVVQEIESHIYDTLAMQQGAEDSAVEVILARLGTARELAAGYIDHITIGVAPPKGLKPLSRVRKGISKSLYYLICILGYGSGAALLLVALLKLLLPSSFGVWVAEHGNSLVIAFSQLEPQANEIPALWLIPVASLCGAGLLYLTRQIARILKMHL; encoded by the coding sequence ATGGCACGAAGTGAATTAATACATAACTATCTGGCTGAACTTCAAATTTACCTGTCGCGAGTCAGTGAAGTGCAAGCACAGGAAGTGGTTCAGGAAATAGAAAGCCATATTTACGATACCCTGGCAATGCAACAAGGAGCAGAAGACTCCGCTGTAGAAGTTATTCTGGCTCGACTTGGCACAGCACGGGAACTGGCGGCTGGTTACATAGACCACATCACTATAGGCGTTGCACCGCCCAAAGGATTAAAACCACTGTCCCGAGTCAGAAAAGGCATCAGTAAAAGCCTTTATTATCTGATCTGCATCTTAGGCTACGGCAGTGGTGCCGCCCTGTTGCTGGTGGCACTACTTAAGTTGCTGCTGCCATCAAGTTTCGGAGTTTGGGTTGCAGAGCATGGCAATAGTCTGGTGATCGCTTTTAGCCAGCTTGAACCTCAGGCGAATGAAATACCCGCATTATGGCTTATCCCTGTGGCATCTCTCTGCGGTGCCGGCCTACTGTATCTGACCCGCCAAATCGCCCGCATCTTAAAAATGCATCTGTGA
- a CDS encoding metallophosphoesterase, translating into MSLILTNLKHFAVTFLLLLVTLVCFGLFIGADAHLFEDKLAYQLDGEVHVFYQDKQTVALRIKGDNDSGFSVEQQAFSTVADNRIEVQFPEDNSSFTVEIAEDIQTPNTIYNDGEPIVALSDIESGFATFRQFLVSHGIADKQLNWTFGKGHLVLVGDFVDRGASATQVLWAIYKLEQSAKQSGGQVHFVIGNHEIKNLQGNFQSANEKYFYIAGILGKQQFQLFDDNALLGRWLAAKNVLEIINGVAFVHGGLHPDIAKYQLSVDEINQIVRKGYRTLYYTPVTVTKESFLQSSTTGPAWYRGYFKDDLSQAEVEQGLKAVHANAVVVGHTLQGEVKALYNHKVFAINVRHPKDYLTSFPLRASEGLLIKDGQYFRLSEDGSSEAL; encoded by the coding sequence ATGTCTCTTATTCTGACCAATTTAAAACATTTCGCAGTCACCTTTTTATTATTGCTGGTGACACTGGTCTGCTTTGGTTTATTTATAGGCGCTGATGCTCATTTGTTTGAAGACAAACTAGCCTATCAGCTTGATGGTGAAGTACATGTTTTTTATCAGGATAAGCAGACTGTTGCGCTCCGCATCAAAGGTGACAATGACAGTGGTTTTAGTGTTGAGCAGCAAGCTTTTTCTACGGTGGCTGACAACAGGATTGAGGTGCAGTTCCCAGAAGACAATAGCAGTTTTACTGTAGAGATTGCTGAAGATATCCAGACTCCAAATACCATTTATAACGACGGCGAGCCTATAGTTGCACTTTCGGATATCGAAAGTGGTTTTGCCACATTCCGTCAGTTTTTAGTCAGCCACGGCATTGCAGATAAGCAGCTAAACTGGACCTTTGGCAAAGGTCATCTGGTTTTAGTGGGTGATTTTGTCGATCGGGGCGCTTCTGCTACACAAGTGTTATGGGCTATCTATAAGCTAGAGCAATCCGCGAAGCAATCGGGCGGACAAGTGCATTTTGTGATAGGCAACCACGAAATCAAAAACCTGCAGGGTAATTTTCAATCAGCCAATGAAAAATACTTTTATATCGCAGGTATTCTTGGCAAACAGCAGTTTCAGTTATTTGATGATAATGCGCTTCTGGGCCGCTGGTTGGCAGCAAAAAACGTGCTGGAAATAATTAATGGTGTGGCTTTTGTGCATGGCGGGCTGCATCCTGATATCGCTAAGTATCAGTTATCGGTGGATGAAATCAATCAGATTGTACGCAAAGGCTACAGAACACTTTATTACACCCCCGTCACAGTCACTAAAGAATCGTTCCTGCAATCGAGCACCACAGGGCCGGCATGGTATAGGGGTTATTTTAAAGATGATTTATCACAGGCTGAGGTAGAACAAGGCTTAAAAGCCGTCCATGCCAACGCTGTTGTGGTGGGTCACACCTTACAAGGCGAAGTGAAAGCGCTGTACAACCATAAGGTGTTTGCCATCAATGTAAGGCACCCCAAAGATTATCTGACCAGTTTTCCACTGCGGGCCAGTGAAGGATTATTGATTAAAGACGGGCAATATTTCCGCTTGTCTGAAGATGGCAGCAGCGAAGCATTGTAA